One stretch of Arachis hypogaea cultivar Tifrunner chromosome 20, arahy.Tifrunner.gnm2.J5K5, whole genome shotgun sequence DNA includes these proteins:
- the LOC112786419 gene encoding uncharacterized protein has product MDGTIALLKTSPVHVGDEVDESTEYFHRLFWTFFEAFEHCKPLISIDGTHLYGKYGGTLLLAIAQDGNLNILPVAFALVEGENAESHNGIKAALEEPDNGWQPPHAYRAYCIQHVAANFAPSFKGKDARRMLMNVAYAKTETEFDYWFDIMRIENPAICDWANRLEYDKWTQHKDGGRRFDHMTTNISECVNSVLKGTRNLLVTALMKSTYGRLEELFVVRGQTAEAQLGSGQRFCQALVKVIEHNLKDSRCFTVTLFDRHQSEYTVAEMTPTGNFSLGTYPVSLRDRTCDCGYFQALHYPWCHAIACCTQSRLDWTTYVHEVYTMSKVFSIYQIGFLPLILEGLWPPYTGPTIVPNPNMRRAREG; this is encoded by the exons ATGGACGGAACGATAGCTTTGTTGAAGACTTCTCCAGTGCATGTTGGTGATGAGGTTGATGAGTCTACAGAGTACTTTCATCGACTTTTCTGGACATTCTTTGAGGCTTTTGAACATTGCAAGCCACTAATCAGCATTGACGGTACGCATCTGTATGGGAAGTATGGCGGGACTTTGCTTCTGGCTATTGCACAAGATGGAAATTTGAATATATTGCCAGTTGCTTTTGCACTTGTTGAGGGGGAGAATGCTGAGTC ACACAACGGTATTAAGGCTGCACTAGAAGAACCAGACAATGGTTGGCAACCGCCTCATGCATATCGGGCGTATTGCATTCAACACGTTGCAGCTAATTTTGCTCCCAGTTTCAAGGGTAAGGATGCAAGGCGGATGCTCATGAATGTGGCGTATGCCAAGACTGAGACCGAATTTGACTACTGGTTTGATATTATGAGGATTGAGAATCCGGCCATATGTGATTGGGCCAACCGACTGGAGTATGATAAGTGGACCCAACACAAGGATGGAGGCAGACGGTTCGACCACATGACTACGAACATATCCGAGTGTGTTAACTCTGTATTAAAGGGGACACGGAATCTGCTGGTTACTGCGCTTATGAAATCCACATACGGGAGGTTAGAAGAGCTTTTTGTCGTCCGAGGGCAGACAGCAGAGGCGCAGTTGGGATCAGGCCAACGGTTTTGCCAGGCGCTGGTCAAGGTGATAGAGCACAACTTGAAAGATTCGAGGTGCTTCACGGTTACTCTGTTTGACAGACATCAGTCTGAGTATACCGTGGCTGAGATGACCCCAACCGGTAATTTTTCGCTTGGGACGTATCCGGTTTCCCTCAGAGATCGCACTTGTGACTGTGGGTACTTTCAAGCTCTCCATTACCCGTGGTGCCATGCGATTGCATGTTGTACTCAGTCCCGATTAGACTGGACTACATACGTCCATGAGGTTTATACCATGAGTAAGGTGTTCAGTATATACCAGATAGGGTTTTTGCCCCTTATTCTAGAGGGTCTGTGGCCACCGTACACCGGTCCTACTATCGTTCCTAATCCTAACATGAGACGTGCCAGAGAAGGGTGA